GAGTTCGGCGACGAGCAGTTCATGCTGTGGCGCCGCTCGTACGACACGCCGCCGCCCCCGCTCGATGACGCCGACGAGTACAGCCAGGCCGGCGACCCCCGCTACGCCGACCTGCTCGAGACGCTGCCGCGCACCGAGTGCCTGCAGGACGTCGTCGGGCGCATGCTGCCCTACTGGTTCGACGCCATCGTCCCCGACCTGCGACGCCACGGCGTCGTCCTCGTCGCGGCGCACGGCAACTCGCTGCGCGCGCTCATCAAGCACCTCGACGGCATGAGCGACGAGGCCGTCGTCTCGCTCAACGTGCCCACGGGGATCCCGCTGCACTACGACCTCGACGACGCCACGCTGCGGCCGACCCGCCCCGGCACCTACCTCGATCCCGACGCCGCGGCGGCGGCCATCGAGGCCGTCGCGAACCAGGGCAGGAGCGCCGCGGGCGGCTAACCCAGGCCGGCGAGACCGTTGGCCAACGGGCTCGGCCGCACGCCGGTGACGATGAAGATGGTGCGACGGGCCACCGCGACGGCGTGGTCGGCGTACCGCTCGTAGTAGCGCCCGAGCAGGGTCATGTCGATCGCGGCCTCGGTGCCGTGGCCCCACCGCGGGGAGAGCACGAGCGTGAACAGCTTGCGGCGCAGGGCGTCCATCGAGTCGTCCTCGGCCTCGATGGCCTGCGCGAGCTGGATGTCGCGGCCCTCGACGACGTCGGCGACCTTCTGCACGAGCGACTTGGCGACATCGCCCATCTGCGCGATGACGTCGCGGGCCTCGGCCGGGACGGCGAGATCGGGGTAGCGCAGCCGCGCGATCTTCGCGACGTGCAGGGCGAGATCGCCCATGCGCTCGAGGTCGGCGACCAGGTGCAGCGTGGTGACGAGGGTCCGCAGGTCGGTCGCCACCGGCTGCTGCCGGGCGATCATCTGGAAGGAGCGGTCCTCGAGGTCCTCGCGCAACGCGTCGACCTGCACGTCGGCCTCGATCACGCGCTCGGCGCGGCCGAGGTC
This portion of the Jatrophihabitans endophyticus genome encodes:
- a CDS encoding phosphoglyceromutase; translated protein: MATLVLLRHGESDWNQKNLFTGWVDVDLTDKGVAEGRRGGELLIEHDLLPDVVHTSLLRRAIRTGQLALDVADRHWIPVRRSWRLNERHYGALQGKDKAQVRDEFGDEQFMLWRRSYDTPPPPLDDADEYSQAGDPRYADLLETLPRTECLQDVVGRMLPYWFDAIVPDLRRHGVVLVAAHGNSLRALIKHLDGMSDEAVVSLNVPTGIPLHYDLDDATLRPTRPGTYLDPDAAAAAIEAVANQGRSAAGG
- the phoU gene encoding phosphate signaling complex protein PhoU — its product is MRDVFHDEMDEIGAGVAEMIRLVAAAIDEATGALLGGDLGRAERVIEADVQVDALREDLEDRSFQMIARQQPVATDLRTLVTTLHLVADLERMGDLALHVAKIARLRYPDLAVPAEARDVIAQMGDVAKSLVQKVADVVEGRDIQLAQAIEAEDDSMDALRRKLFTLVLSPRWGHGTEAAIDMTLLGRYYERYADHAVAVARRTIFIVTGVRPSPLANGLAGLG